The DNA sequence tgatggtacaactcatgtcaaacttgtcagagtaattgtgattgtatcacacaagtaaatgagaaacatgtggttttagacttaacacggtttggaaataagtttttcattttttagctccctatcgagtagtcagaactccatatttgggagggctcgacaacaatcttcccaaaatcgcattttaataatatttagatgaccatagagggaaagaattgaagtttatttacagcttctatggcgaaaattgatcaaaccgatcacccgACGGTGCCCCTTCGAAGTGGGAGCTATCacaagtcagctgttgagcacaagttgccattgaaattacacgtccgactgctatgaaattttggaattctctcttcggaaaaatagctcgaaaacagctttcccgtgacatgttttacttcaaattgtagtatgttaaggatgaatattataattcacatgtgagcctctatggctaattttgggtgaagggttttccctcCAGCTCACTAACTAGTTTATTGCCTAAAATACCTACAATACAGTGATCAATTGGAgcactgtgtgtgcactgaataggaaaaacggacagtaactgcataatgcatAACTCTTCGGAACAAAAACTTTTCGGGTTTAAGAAACTTCCATGAAACGCGTTTTCTTCGAATGACCCTTTGGAGTAGAAGTTAATATTTAAAgaatatttaaacaaaaaacGTCCAAAACAAAAATCGTTATGATCCCAGATAGCGTAAGAATATTTATGAAGGCAGTACCATCAGATGTATCACCTTGATAATAATAAGTAACTAAACTGTTTTAACAGGTCCAATGGGATATGAACGACGGTAAATGCGGAGTATGTGGCGATGATTGGAGGCAGGCTGAGCCCAGAGAACATGAAGATGGTGGCAAATATCACGCTGGGTATATAGTACAGACGTACACACAAGGGTCACTCATCGATGTACAGGTAAGACTGGGAAACATCAAAATGGTGACGCGGAGAATGTCACCATggatatatcaatttttaaggtGGCGTCATTTTGGCATAACACTCCAAAATTTGAATTCTGCAAATTGTGAATTTTGGTGTTAAACGGGCCGAAAGTCAGGGCCAATATTGTACTTTGACGTGACAGGGCAATGTTGGTTGAATTTCTGCCTCTGTGTGTGTGCGCCAGATCGTGCGTGGGCAAGGGGGAAGTTCCGCAAAAAATCATAACAGACGAAATATTAAATTGCCCTGTACATTCGCCTTTTTAGTACGAAAAACACCGAATATGCCTTGGTTAAATTGATTCCCGTGCGGAATTGCATAatactgcattctatcacctgtgttacacgttgacaaaagaatgatgatagcttacaacacaaaagaatctaatatCGAATtctaagcgggtttaatccacccaattggggactcacaacacctgtttggtgcatgcggggacccgataatggccgaccaaatcctgaccatgacttggctcgttggattcgtctatagaggccctgtatgaaattattgattggccccaaacaaaggatttgaaccggtgtccttcaccgtagttatggcggagtacagtccattcaatcaaatgttgtcatcaacctatttgatcgtagtgcagggttatgtgtgtgagacgaactgtcacggtagattgcaatcatgcttttgttgaatgcatttgagtagtccgccatatttacgggatgatacgtcacatgcaaggcctctatataggAAGAAGAAATACGAAGAAGgtatctttcacctcgtgattatatttcgaccattacacaaaaaaagacagttaatatttgttttatgtcactcatacataaattctacacCTACCCATTGCTATATTAAGTCTAAGCAATGGCGACGGAAGCGTTAGAATGTTTGGGGACGGAGATTATGATTTCTTTGTTCcggttttactgggacttttttgtccccaaaaattttcaatttcagaccAGTTTAGCCCCAAATTTAGATTTGTTTTGCTAATTCGTAGTCTAGTGTGCAATCTTCTTCGTATTTCTTCTTcctatatagaggccttgcatgtctATAATTTATCGAGTGATATAATCTATAACAACACTTAAAGGgggatttcatgatcctagcgtcctctttttatgacacttttcagtagatatccacgagaaactcttttatgcatgattatgtacattacactgctccataggccactgttgtaatttcgttctggtataccagaacgaaattcaaattgacgatatttttgctaaacgaattaatctgcaagaaatgtttggtacataaacattatgcagccagaggtttccagtggtataaaaatctcaacgttttttgagaaaagtggggggacgaggctgtggatcacgaaatgcccttttaaatttacACCTACGTCATATTTCAAACATTCTTGAAATTAATAAGTTTATGACATTTCAATTCCAGCTTGAATTGACTACCAATCATCTTGGTTGGTTTGAATTCCGTCTTTGTGCTCGAGCCAAAGCGTCGGAACCATTAACATTCGACTGTTTGAATCAACATCTGTTGACAAACCACAAGGGGGAGACACGAGTTAACATCGGTAAGGCGGGAGGATTTTTGGATTTTAAACTACAACTTCCTGCTGGTGTCAAGTGCGAGGCATGTGTATTGCAGTGGAAATACGCGACTGGTAAGTATACATTGTATTATGTGTTTGTCGAGCAATAATAAAGTCCGGTTCCTCCACATCGCGCTataaactgaaatctgagccaggtttttacgagctcggcggtaaaaatttttaaaaaaaaactttaaaaaaacaaaaaacaaaaaacatgctgataatCAACCTTTTCCAGTcactgtataatttttattcacATAATTACAAACATTTTCTTCGTTTGCTCTCTTTATCTATTTATCTCAGGTAACGATTGGGGAATTTGCCCGAATGGCACAGGCATGGTTGGATGCCACCCAGAACCAGAAGAGTTCTACGCATGCTCCGATATTGCAATTGTTTAAAGGCATGCTGAAACGAATGAACATTCAATCGTGATTACGAAATTCGatttaaatataatttaaaaataatttatataaataccTCCGCGAGATTACTTCCTCTCTTATATCTATCATTCTTCTTTAttcaatatatttatttcaagttCAGCTAAAAGTTATGTGCATCGAGAGTTTAGAACCAGAAAGCCGCAACTCACAATGGTTTTCATTGTGAGTTAcgactttctggttctcaactctCGATATAGATAgagtacaattttaattttgacttCATATTATTCCTAATGGTCATGATGGAGGTGATAATAATTGTGGAGAAGGTGATTAAAATAAAAGCTTAATTATTGTTCTATGGACCAATTAATAAAACGACGATAAAATATGTGAACTTTTTTGTTGTATCATGAAACAGTTtctttaagggaacaaaccaaaagatcgatgacgtcctataaacgaaactagtttcgtttaggggggagggggtaaaaatactcgattacgtcgtctgaagaatgtgtcattattattattattatgtcaaaatgtcaacatttctttattacgtttctggcagggagggagggggtcggctgagaaatgaaaccagttacgtttataggacgtcatcgatcttttggtttgttccctaagatcGTTCGTagtaaaaacaagtgtttatatttaaacaccatattgtgtttattagagcaacacttaataaacacataattcatgttaatggtctaacactaatgttcataaattaacacttggtgttatattacaaacattagtgtttgtaatataacaccaagtgttaatttatgaacattagtgttagaaccattaacattagtgttaggccattaacatgaattatgtgtttagtaagtgttgctctaataaacacaatatggtgtttaaatataaacacttgtttttgcagtgtagtaacTATGCATTCAGATTCATCGTGAACTGAAAAAAAGATAAAAgataacaaaaatgcaaaataatggTCTAAAACCGACATCTACCTTATTTTTAATAATCAGATTTAGTTGCACAAGTCCAGAATTTTACTCATCCTACTCTCATTCCCATGTCATGTATTACGATCAGCTACTGCAAACAACAACACACcctggggatgagagtaggaggaccagaagtggtgcagcggctgtatcggcgcattactgatgaaatcttccgcacggaagatgaaacgtctaaaacatGAGAGTAAAATTCTGGACTTGTGCAACTATAGAAATCTGATATTTAATTTAACTGTGTTATGACTGTTTAATTGAGGAACTAGTCCAAGGGGAAAGTAGAGCGAGGTACctgatttggagtcccaagggaaGAGGGAATGAACGGAAACGGGAATGCCGACTAACACGAAATGAAccagatgaaacagaaattaagttTAATGATTTATTACGAATTTACATCCTCAGATAAACTgagcaaaatacaaaatgtttgtgttttaaTAATGAGTCTTACCAGAGTataagtataattgaatatgattcacgtgcaagacatgatgacattataatcgtcatcatgttaccagtctAACTATTCATCAtgaattcttattcaatgggtgcgtcttgcaaagaattcacgtaatttgattggttttctggtgtataatatctcacaatagttgatagtgatattagtcagggcgcgcgccgccacgcaacggcggcacgcttgttgctcctcaatgatcgcgcgataatgcgttcgcgtaatacacgtgcgagaactaagaacgcgattcggcggcttagatgttcgtgatggtttcgttcatttaaaacaacggggatgtcctcacaaaagtaactttatttttgtctgaaaaaggcagtttttctcgcaaaattacattaaaactgaataagaatgagaataaagataggattttgtcttttgcctatcaatatcgtgtcataatggatgggctggccaatatttttatcgtagtggataccggctgcgccggcatccactactcaaaatattggccagcccatccattatgacacgatattgtaaacaaaagacaaaatctatcatttattctctaattcttattcaatgggtgcgtcttgtaaagaattcacgtaatttgattggttttctggtgtataatatctcgcaatagttgatagtgatattagtcagggcgcgcgccgccacgcaacggcggcacgcttgttgctcctcaatgatcgcgcgataatgcgttcgcgtaatacacgttcgagaactaagaacgcgattcggcggcttagatgttcgtgatggtttcgttcatttaaaacaacggggatgtcctcacaaaagtaacttaattttttctgaaaaaggcagtttttctcgcaaaattacattaaaactgaataagaatg is a window from the Amphiura filiformis chromosome 12, Afil_fr2py, whole genome shotgun sequence genome containing:
- the LOC140165422 gene encoding uncharacterized protein produces the protein MLRGFLLAAFAVVFAVYVEGHGRLWEPAGRGTEWRKGFWVPEPQRDYNDDQVYCGGRGVQWDMNDGKCGVCGDDWRQAEPREHEDGGKYHAGYIVQTYTQGSLIDVQLELTTNHLGWFEFRLCARAKASEPLTFDCLNQHLLTNHKGETRVNIGKAGGFLDFKLQLPAGVKCEACVLQWKYATGNDWGICPNGTGMVGCHPEPEEFYACSDIAIV